The Aureimonas populi genome includes the window AGGGCTCCGCCACCTATCGCGGCGACGAGTTGATCGGGCTGAAGCCCCGCGCGCTGAACCGCTATCGCGGCGCCAGGATCTCGATGATCTTCCAGGAGCCCATGACCTCGCTCGACCCGCTCTATTCGGTCGGGCGCCAGATCGGCGAGGTCATCCGCCACCATCGCGGGCTCAAGGGCCGGGCGGCACGGGCCCGCACGCTGGAACTTCTGGAACTCGTCGGCATTCCCGATCCCGCGCGGCGCGTGGATTCCTACCCGCACGAACTTTCCGGCGGCCAGCGCCAGCGCGTGATGATCGCCATGGCGCTCGCCAACGATCCCGAGCTGCTGATCGCCGACGAGCCGACGACGGCGCTCGACGTGACGGTGCAGGCGCAGATCCTGGCCCTGCTGGCCGATCTCCAGAAGCGGCTGGGCATGGCGATCCTGCTCATCACGCACGATCTGGGCGTGGTGCGCCATTTCGCCGGGCGCGTGGTCGTCATGCGGCGCGGCGAAGTGGTGGAGACGGGCTCGACGGAGGACATCTTCGAGCGCCCGGGGCATGACTACACGAAGATGCTGCTGGCCGCCGAGCCGGAGGGCGAGAAAGCCCCGCCGCCATCGGGCGCGGCCCCCATCCTCGTCGCCCGGAACGTGACGGTCGATTACGACCTTCGCAGCAAGGGCCTCTTCGGGGGCGGCGCCAGGACCTTCCGCGCGGTGGATGACGTGTCGCTGCGCCTCGCCGAGGGGCAGACGGTGGGCGTCGTCGGCGAATCGGGCTCGGGCAAGTCCACGCTCGGGCGCGCCGTGCTGCGCCTCCTGCCGAGCGGGGGCACCTACGCCTTCGCCGGCCGCGACATCACCCATCTCGACCGTGCCGGTATGCGCCCCCTGCGGCGCCGGCTCCAGCTCATGTTCCAGGACCCCTACGGCTCGCTCTCCCCGCGCCTGACCGTGGGCGAGATCATCACCGAGGGCCTGCTCGTGCACGAGCCGCAGCTTTCGCGGGCCGAGCGGGACAGGCGGGCGGGCTCGGCGCTGGAAGAGGTCGGACTCACCGCCTCGGTGCGCAACCGCTACCCTCACGAATTCTCCGGCGGCCAGCGCCAGCGCATCGCCATCGCGCGCGCCATGATCCTCAAGCCCAGCGTCGTGGTGCTGGACGAGCCAACCTCGGCGCTGGATCGCTCGGTGCAGGTGCAGATCGTGGAGCTTCTGCGCCGGCTCCAGCGCGACCACGGCCTCTCCTACCTCTTCATCAGCCACGATCTGGGCGTGGTGCGCGCACTCTCCGACTACATTCTGGTGATGAAGGACGGGAAGGTGGTGGAGGAAGGCCAGACGCCGCAGATTTTCACCGACCCCCGGCAGGATTATACGCGAACGCTGATCGCCGCGGCATTCGACGCCAAGCGCCCGCGCGGGATCGCTGCGTAGAAAGCGCGGAGCGTCAGCGCGCGAAGACCTGCGCGCGCGAGACCGCCAGCACGCCCTCCTCGCCCCTGGCGATCGCAAGGTCGAAGGGCGCATCGAGCTCCACCGTCTCGCCGCCCTGGGCCTGCGCCACCACGCGGCGGGAATCGGGCCGGTCCAGAACGCGCAGCACGCGGGCGGGAATGCCCGGCCCGGCCTTGGCCCAGTCGAGGTCGCGCGGCCGGGCGAAAAGGTCGGCCGGCCCGTCCGCCAGGCCGGGCGCCGGCCAGCGGAATTCGCCGACACGCGCCTGCCCGCCCTCCACGGTGGCGGAAAAGCTGTTGGCGTCGCCCAGAAAGCCCATCACGAAGCGCGAGGCCGGTCGGCGCGTCACCTCCTCCGGCGTGCCGCGCTGGACGATGCCGCCCTGGTCGAGGATCACCACCTCGTCGGCCAGGTCCAGCGCCTCCTCCTGGTCGTGCGTGACGAAGAGCGTGGTGATCGGCATCTCTTCGTGCAGCTCGCGCAGCCAGCGGCGAAGGTCCCGGCGCACGGCCGCGTCCAGCGCCCCGAAGGGCTCGTCGAGAAGCAGCACGCTCGGATCGACGGCCAGCGCGCGCGCCAGCGCCACGCGCTGGCGCTGGCCGCCGGAAATCTGGTTCGGATAGCGGTCCCCCAGCCCGTCCAGCCGCACGACGGAGAGGAGCTCTCGCGCCCTTTCCCGGATTTGCGCCTTGGACCGCCCGCCCCGCGCCTCCATGCCGAAGGCGATGTTCTGCGAAACGCTCATATGCGGAAACAGCGCATAATGCTGGAACACGAAGCCGACGCCACGGTCGCGGATGGCGATGTCGGTGGCGTCCTCCCGGCCGAAGAAGATGCGGCCCCGGTCGGGAAACTCCAGCCCGGCCACCATGCGCAGGATCGTGGTCTTGCCCGAGCCGGAGGGCCCGAGCAGCGCGACGAGGCGCCCCGATTCGATGTCCAGCGAAACGTCGTGGACCGCGCGGAAGGTCTCGAACGTCTTGGTCACGGCTTGCAGGGAAATCTTCATCGGGCGAGCCCTCCGGGCGGCAGGACGGTTTCGGCCGGCACCTTGCGCCCCGCGCCCCTGCCCTCGAGCCAGACCTTCACGCAAAGGGTCAGGACCGCCAGGACCGTGAGGATGGACGCGGCGGCGAAGGCGCCGACCGTGTTGTAATCGTTGTAGAGAAGCTCGATCTGGAGCGGCAGCGTGTTGGTCTGGCCGCGCACATTGCCGGACACGACCGAGACGGCGCCGAACTCGCCCATCACGCGGGCGTTGCACAGCACCACCCCGTAGAGGAGCGCCCATTTCACGTTGGGCAGCGTCACCTTGAAGAAGGTGCGCCAGCCGCTGGCGCCGAGCGAGGTGGCCGCCTCCTCCAGATCGCGCCCCTGCGCCTGCATCAGCGGAATCAGCTCGCGCGCCACGAAGGGCGCGGTGACGAACATGGAGGCCAGCACGATGCCGGGAAGCGCGAAGAGAACGCGAATCTCCGCATCCTGCAGCGCCTGCCCGAACAGCCCCTGCAGGCCGTAGACGAAGAGATAGGCCACGCCCGCCACGATGGGCGAGATCGAGAAGGGAATCTCGATGACGACGATGAGCAGCCGCTTGCCCGGGAAGTCGAACTTCGTGACCGCCCAGGCCGCCGCCACGCCGAAGGCCGTGTTGACCGGCACCGCGATCAGCGCCGTCACCAGGGTGAGGAAGATCGCATGGCGCGTGTCGGCGGCGGAGATGACCTGCGCGAAATAGCCGATCCCGAGCGAGAAGGCCTGCGCGAAGATCAGCGCCAGCGGCGCGAGGATGAGGATCGCGGCGGCCAGGAGGGTGAGCGTGATGAGCACGCGCCGGAAGAGCGCGCGCTCCCCGATGCGAGGCGGGGTGCGGCCGGCCATCACGCGCCTCCCTTGTAGCGGAGCGCGCGGGCCTGGAGGAGGTTCGTCACCGCCAGCATGACGAAGGCCGAAAGGAGGATGACGGAGGCGATGGCGGCGGCGGCGGCGTAATCATACTCCTCCACCCGGATATAGGTAAGCAGCGCCGTGATCTCGGTGGAGAAGGGCTGGTTGCCGGCGATGAAGATGACCGCGCCGAACTCGCCCAGCGAGCGGGCGAAGGAGAGCGAGGTGCCCGCAAGCAGCGACGGCGCCAGCAGCGGCAAGATGACCTTCCGGAAGATGCGCCCCTCCTTCGCGCCGAGCGAGAGCGCGGCTTCCTCCAGGGCGGGGTCGAGGTCCTCCAGCACCGGCTGCACGGTGCGCACCACGAAGGGAATGGAGGTGAACGTCATCGCCACCATGATGCCGAGCGGCGTGTAGGCGACGCGGATGCCGAGATCGGCGAGCGGCCCGCCGAGCCAGCCATTGGCCGCAAACAGCGAGGTGAGCGCGATGCCGGCCACCGCCGTCGGCAGGGCGAAGGGCAGGTCCACGATGGCATCGAGCAGCCGCCGGCCGGGAAAGCGGTAGCGCGTGAGCACCCAGGCCAGCGCCAGGCCGAAGACGACGTTGACCGCCGTGGCCGCCAGCGCGGAGAGCATGGTGACGCGATAGCTCGCCACCGCGCGTGGCGATGAGACGATGGCCCAATAGGCCTCCGGCCCAAGGCTCGCCGCCTTCCACAGAAGCGCGCCGAGCGGCAGGCAGACGATGATCGACAGATAGACGAGTGTGATGCCGAGCGTGAGAGGCAGGCCCGGCAGGACGCGGCGCGACACGGCTTCCCCTTCTCGGATGCGAGAAGGCCGGCGCGCGCGCCGGCCCTGTTCCGCTGAGGGAACTAGAGCGCTCAGCGCTGGCCGTAAAGCTGGTCCAGCTTGGCGCCGGAAGCGAAATGCTCTGCCTGCACCTCATCCCAACCGCCGAAGACGTCCTCCACGGTCAGGAGCCGCACCGGCGGGAAGCTGCCGGAAAACTCGGCCGCCACCGTCTCGTCGTTCACCCGGTTGCCGTTCTCGGCAAGGATGCGCTGCCCGGCCTCGGAGTAGAGGAACTCCAGATAGGCGGTGGCGATCTCGCGCGAGCCGCGCCGGTCCACCACGCGGTCCACCACCGCGACCGGGAACTCGGCCAGAAGGCTCACCTCGGGGATCACCGTGTCGAAGCGGTCCTCGCCGAACTCGCGGGCGATGCCCTGCGTCTCCGCCTCGAAGGTGATCAGCACGTCGCCGATCTCGCGCTCCACGAAGGTCGTGGTCGCCCCGCGCCCGCCCGTATCGAAGACAGGCACGTTGTCAAACAGCTTCTCGATGAACGCGTCGGCCTGCGCCTCGTCGCCGTCGAAAGCCTCCAGCGCGTAGGCGCGCGCAGCCAGATAGGTGTAGCGCGCATTGCCCGAGGTCTTGGGGTTCGGAAAGATCACCTCCACGTCGTCGCGCACCAGATCGTCCCAGTTGGCGATGGCCTTGGGGTTGCCCTCGCGAACGAGGAAGGCCGGCAGCGAGTAGTAGGGCGAGGCGTTGTTGCCGAACGCCTCTTGCCAGCCCGGCTCGATGAAGCCGTTCCGTTCCAGGAAATCGATATCCGTCACCTGGTTGAAGGTGACGACGTCGGCCTCCAGCCCTTCCGCGATGGAACGGGCCTGCCGCGAGGAGCCGGCATGGCTCTGGTCCACCGTCACGATCTGCCCGGTCTCGGCCCGGTAGGCCTCGATGAAGGCCGGGTTCACCGCCGCGAACAGCTCGCGCGCGATGTCGTAGGAGGCGTTCAGGATGGAGGTCGGCGCCTGCGCGAGGGCCGGCGTGGCGATCAGGGCGGCGAGCGCGGCGCCCAGGAGTGCGGATCGTTTCATAAGCGGAAAAGGTCCTGAAAGCTGGAATTCGTGTCGCCAGTGTCGCCCGTCGCGCCCCGCTTTGCGAGGTCGGCGCGTGCGCCGTCCGGGCATTGCGGCAACGCCCGTTCCACGCCGGGCGTTGCAACCGGAATAATCGTCCGGCCGCGCCTCCCGCTCAGCCGAAGCCTGCGTCGTGGACCGGGCCGGGCGCGCCGGGCACGGCCGTCCACCAGCGGCGCGCGGCCTCCCGGTGGGCCGAAAGGCCGCCGGGCGCCGCCTCGCGCCCCCGCAGGCCGGTGGCAAGCGTCACGGCGTCGGGCCAGTGTCCGAAGCCGCTGTCGATATTGACGTGCCCGGCCTCGCCGATATCGACGAGGGCCGAGCCCCAGGCGCGCGCATGGTCCTCGGCGCGCCGGAAGCTCATGAACGGGTCGTTGCGGCTGGCCACGAGGATGGAGGGGAAGGGCAGGCGCTCGCCCGGCCCTTCGGGAAATCCCCGGACATCGGCATGGCTCCGGGCGAGCGGGGCGACATCGGCAGGGGCGACCAGAAGCGCGCCGGCCACGTGCGATGCGGCAGGACGGCCCGCCAGCGCGGCGACGAGCGCGCAGCCGAGGCTGTGGGCGACGAGCACCGCGCCCGGCGCGGCGATGAGTTGCGCCTCCAGCTCGTGGAGCCATTCGGCCAGCACCGGCCGGTGCCAGTCCTCCTGCTCGACCACCAGCGCCGCCGCGTCGCGGCTGGCCCACTCCCTCTGCCAGTGGCCCGCGCCGGAACCGCCGAGGCCGGGCAGGATCAGGGTCTCGATCATCGCCAAAGCTCCATCGCGAAGATTTCTGCCAGGAAGAGTAGGAAGCAACGGCGCGGGGCGGAAAGGAAAATATACTGAACTTGCCGGAGCGCGGGGAACGTCTGTCCCCTTGCCCCCGGTCAGCCGGTCAGCCGGTCAGCCGGTCGGCATGAGTTGGCCGAGCGGCTCAGCCTCGCCCGGCATCCGCGAAAGCTCGGCAAGCGTCTTCTCGTCGAGCACGGCCGATATGGCGTTGCGCACCTCCAGCATGACGAGGCGCACCTGGCAGCTCTCCTCGGTGCGGCAGTCGTCGCATCGCCGGTAGGCGGTGCGGCTGGCGCAGGGGATCGGCGCCAGAGGGCCGTCGAGAACGCGCAGGACGTGGCCGACGCGAATATCTTGCGGCGCGCGCGCAAGCGCGTATCCCCCGCCCCGGCCCTTGCGGGCATGGATGAAGCCGGCATGGCGCAGCTCGCCGAGGATCGCGTCCAGGAACTTCTTGGGAATGGAATGCGCCCGCGCGATCTCGGCCGAAAGGGTCAGCCGTCCGGCCGGGGCATCGGCCAGATGCAGCATCGCCTTCAGGCCGTATTTGCCCTTCATCGTCAACATGGTCGCGCTGCCGGCTCCCTTGCCGGCGCCCCTGCCCATGGCGATCGGGCGGCGGAGCGCCGTTCCGCCACCGCCCCGGCCGGGGCGATCCCGGGCATGGAAGCGATGCCGCGTTCATATCTCCAACACGGCCGTTCCAAGGAATTCCTCCGCAAGACAATAAATTTGCTTTCCGCCGGCGCTCGATTGACAGGCCCCGGGGGCGGCGGAAAGGATAAGTCTATCAATTCTGTATCATAGGAGCTCGAGATGATCCGGCAAAGTGCCAGCGCCGCCTTCCTCGCCGCCGCCGTCCTCTGGGCGATACCCGCCTCGTCCCAGACACTGCTCAACGTCTCCTACGATCCGACCCGCGAGCTTTATCGCGAGTTCAACGCGGCGTTCAGCGCGCACCGTCAGGCAGAGGGCCACGAACGGGTGACGGTCCGCCAGTCGCATGGCGGCTCGGGGGCACAGGCCCGCACCGTCATCGACGGGATCGACGCCGATGTCGTGACCCTGGCGCTGGAGGCGGACATCAACGCCATCGTCGAGGCCACGGGCAAGATTCCGGAGAACTGGCGCACGCTCCTGCCGCACAATTCCTCACCCTACACCTCCACCATCGTCTTCCTGGTGCGCACCGGAAATCCCAAGGGGATCGAGGACTGGGACGACCTGATCCGCGACGATGTGGAGGTCATCACGCCCAATCCGAAATCCTCCGGCGGCGCACGCTGGAACTACCTGGCCGCCTGGGCCTACGCCAACAAGGCCTTCGGCAACGACCAAGAGAAGACGCGCGAATTCGTGCGGGACATCTACCTGAACGTTCCGGTGCTGGACACGGCGGCGCGCGGCGCCACCACCACTTTCGTCCAGCGCGGTATAGGCGACGTGTTGCTGGCCTGGGAGAACGAGGCCTTCCTCGCCATCGAGGAGCTGGGCCCCGACCAGTTCGAGATCATCGTCCCGTCCGTCTCGATCCTGGCCGAGCCGCCCGTTGCCGTCGTGCAGGCCAATGCCGAGGCCAAGGGCACGGCGGACTTGGCCAGGGCCTATCTGGAATATCTCTACTCGCCCGAGGGGCAGACCATCGCGGCCCGCCACTATTACCGCCCGGCCAGCCCGGAACTCGTTACCGACCCGGCCGAGCTCGAGCGCTTCCCGGCCGTCGAGCTCGTGACCATCGACGACGAGCAGTTCGGCGGCTGGGCGAGGGCCCAGCCCGAGCATTTCGGCGAAGGCGGCATCTTCGACCAGATCTACGTGCCCGCCAACTGAAGGCAGCAGAGCCTGCGCCGGCCCTGCCCGTCCGGGCAAGGGCCGGTTTCATGACGTTCGTCGTGTGACGCCGGGAGAGTTCCGGTCTACACTCCGGCGCGTCGACCGACAGGACGCAGCCGTTCCAGATCGCGCCGGGCGCGGTCTTGCACGGGGCCCAGCACAAGGTTCCTCGATGGCCGCCATCGCCGCCAAACCGCGCTTCTCCTTCCGCGCGCCGAGCGTCATTCCCGGCTTCGGGCTCGCTCTCGGCTTCACGCTCACCTATCTCGGCTTCGTCGTGCTCATCCCGCTCGCGGCGCTGCTTCTGCGCAGCGCGGGCCTGGGCTGGGGCGAGTTCTGGGCGCTGGCCAGCGACCGGCGCGTGCTCTCGGCGCTGCGCCTCTCCTTCGGTGCCTCCTTCGTCGCGGCGCTGATCAACGCCTTCTTCGGGCTGCTCATCGCCTGGGTGCTGGTGCGCTACCGCTTTCCCGGGCGCCGAGCCATCGACGCCGTCATCGACCTGCCCTTCGCCCTGCCCACGGCCGTGGCCGGCATCGCGCTGACGGCCCTCTACGCACCGAACGGCTGGATCGGGCAGGCCTTCGCGGGCTCGGGCTTCATCGGCCAGTTCTTCGGCCCCCAGGGCATCCGCATCGCCTACACGCCCATCGGCATCGTCATCGCGCTCATCTTCATCTCCCTGCCCTTCGTGGTGCGCACGGTGCAGCCGGTGCTGGAGGAGATCGATTCGGAGATGGAGCAGGCGGCCGCGACGCTGGGCGCGAACCGCTTCCAGACCATTTTCCAGGTGATCCTGCCGAGCGTGTTCCCGGCACTGCTCACGGGCTTCGCGCTGGCGCTGGCCCGCTCCATCGGGGAATACGGCTCGGTCATCTTCATCGCCGGCAACATCCCCTATGTCTCCGAGATCGCCCCGCTCCTGATCGTCATCCGGCTGGAGGAGTTCAACTATGCGGGCGCGACGGCCGTCGCCGCCCTCATGCTCCTCCTCTCCTTCGCCATGCTGCTCGTCATCAATCTCATCCAGGCCTGGAGCCGCAGGAGGTACGGCCATGGCGCCTGAGTCCGGTCTGCCCCGCGCCCCGCGCTCCGTCACGACGGAAAGCTCGACCGTCAAATGGACGCTGATCGCCATCGCGGTCGCCTTCCTGGGCTTCTTCCTCTTCCTGCCGCTCGTCGCGGTCTTCATCGAAGCGCTGCGCAACGGAGCCTCGGCCTATCTGGCGGCGATCACCGAGCCGGACGCGCTGGCCGCGATCCGCCTGACGCTGACGGTGGCGGCCATCGCGGTGCCTCTCAACCTCGTCTTCGGCATCGCGGCGGCCTGGGCCATCGCCAAGTTCGAGTTCAAGGGCAAGGCGCTGCTCATCACGCTCATCGACCTGCCCTTCTCCGTCTCGCCGGTCATCGCCGGCTTCGTCTTCATCCTGCTGTTCGGGGCACAGGGCTATTTCCTGCCCGTCGTGCAATCGGCCGGGCTGCAGATCGTCTTCGCGCTGCCGGGCATCGTGCTCGCCACCATCTTCGTCACCCTGCCCTTCGTGGCGCGCGAGCTGATCCCGCTGATGCAGGAGCAGGGCACGGGCGACGAGGAGGCGGCCATCTCTCTGGGCGCAGGCGGCTTCAGGACCTTCTGGCTGGTGACGCTGCCCAACGTGAAATGGGCCCTGCTCTACGGCGTGCTCCTGTGCAACGCGCGGGCCATGGGCGAATTCGGCGCGGTCGCCGTCATCTCCGGCAAGATCCGGGGCGAGACCAACACCATGCCGCTGCATGTGGAGATTCTCTACAACGAATACGCCTTCTCGGCCGCCTTCGCCGTCTCCACGCTGCTGGCGATCCTGGCGCTCCTCACCCTCGGCATCAAGACCCTGCTCGAATGGCGCTTTGCCGGCGACATCGCCGCCACGCGCAACGGACATTGAGAACGAAAGAGCGTCCCCATGGAAATCCGCGCCCGCAACGTCCGCAAGGAATTCGACCGCTACCCAGCGCTCCACGACGTTTCGCTCGACATCCGCTCGGGCGAGCTGATCGCGCTTCTGGGGCCCTCGGGCTCCGGCAAGACCACGCTCCTGCGCCTCATCGCCGGGCTCGAATTCCCCACCAGCGGCCAGATTCTCTTCGGCGACGAGGACGCCTCGACGAAGAGCGTGCAGGAGCGCAATGTCGGCTTCGTCTTCCAGCATTACGCCCTGTTCAAGCACATGAGCGTTTCCGACAATATCGGCTTCGGCCTGCGGGTGCGCAGGAAGGGGCGACCGTCCCGGGCGGAGATCGCGCGCCGGGCCGAGGAGCTTCTGGAGCTGGTGCAGCTCCCCGGCCTCGGCAAGCGCTACCCGCAACAGCTCTCGGGCGGCCAGCGCCAGCGCGTGGCGCTGGCGCGCGCGCTGGCCATCGAGCCGAGGGTGCTATTGCTGGACGAACCCTTCGGCGCGCTCGACGCCAAGGTGCGCAAGGACCTGCGCCGCTGGCTGCGCGAGCTGCACGAGCGCACCGGCCACACCACCGTCTTCGTCACACACGACCAGGAGGAGGCGGTGGAGCTGGCCGACCGCGTCGTGGTGATGAGCCAGGGCCGCATCGAGCAGGTAGGCTCGGCCGATGATATCTACGACCGGCCCGAAAGCCCCTTCGTCTTCTCCTTCATCGGCCAGTCGAACCGCCTGCCCGTCACCGTGCGCGGCGGCGAGATCGCCTATGAGGGCACGGTCCTCGGCCGAACCGAGGAGCCGGACGGGCGCTGGCAGATGTTCGTGCGCCCGCACGACCTTGAGGTGGTGCCGGCCGACGTACCGGGCATCTCCGGCACCGTCTCGCTGGCGCGGCGCTCGGGCGGCTCGCGCTTTGCCGAATTCGCCGTTCCCGGCCGGGGAGAGCGGATCGAGCTGGAGCTGCCCGCCGAAGCGGGCGGCGAGCCCGGCACCGCCCTGAACGTGCGCCCCCGGCGCTGGCGCCTCTTCGCGGAAGGCGCCTGACGCCACGGGGGTATCCAGCCCCCACCGCCGTGCCCCCCCGATTCGCCTCTCCTCGACGATCGACCCTCTCCGCACAGGCGAGCGGAAGCGCCCGGTCCCTTCCGATTCGTGTGTCTGAACACGCCCGCGTTCGCCGGTCGCAATCCCCCGCCCGAAAGCGACGGGCCATCATGCCACGGCCGAATCACGCGGTGTCCAAAGGATCGGCGAAGGCGCGAAACGAAAAAGGCCTCCCCGAGAGGGAGGCCTTCGAACCCTTGCGAACATGGGTTTCAAACTGGTGGAGCCAATCGGGATCGAACCGACGACCTCTTGAATGCCATTCAAGCGCTCTCCCAACTGAGCTATGGCCCCGACGCCGGCCTTGGCCGGCGGAACTCGATAGAGGGCTCTTTGCAGCGCCCCGGAGACCCGTGTGGGGCGGGTCCGATCTCGTTGGCGGCTTGGTAGTCCAAACCGCCGAAGAGATCAAGCGCCTCGAAGCCGCTGCCCGAAAGAAACGGGCGAGACCGGAACGAGGCCGGCGGCGAGCCTAGACGTCGTCCTCGTCGTCGCGACCGCCGCCGATGATGTCGGCCATGTCGTCGTCCTCGTCTTCCTCCTCCTCGAGGAAGGTGTCGTCGGCGTCATCGTCGATCTCGACCTCGTCGTCCTCGCCGTCCACATCGGGCAGGTCGGACTTGGCGTCGTCGTTCTCGTCATCCTCCACCTCGGAGAGGGAGACCGTGTCCTCGGTCTCGGCCTCTTCCACGACCTCGACTTCCTCCGGCTCCACCTTTTCGGCGCGGGGCCGGCCGGGGGCGGCCTTGATCGTCTCGAAGAAGGAGAGCGGATACTCCTTTCCCGTGAAGGGCGAGACGATCGGATCCTTGTTCAGATCGTAGAACTTGCGGCCCGTTTCGGGGCAGACGCGCTTGGTGCCGAGTTCGGGCTTGGCCATGAATTGCCTCTCGAAGACATTGAGATATGCGGGGCGGCAGGGGCGGCGGGATCGCCATTGCGCCGCGCGAAAAATCGGTGGTCCCTTACGGCGTGGACCGGGGCCTTGTCAAAGCGTTTACGCCCCTTCCCTCTCGCGAGGGTGTCGCGCCCGCCGCGAGCGTGATAACGCGGGCGCCGGGCAAGGGAAAGAAAAGAGGACGACGCAGGAGATGGGCGTGCATTCCGGGGCTCTCAAGCCCCTGCGGGCAAAAGCGGGCCGCGCCTTGGCCGGCCGCGTCCGCGTTCCGGGCGACAAGTCGATCTCTCACCGGGCGTTCCTCTTCGGGGGTCTGGCCAGCGGGCGAACCCGCGTCACCGGCCTTCTGGAGGGCGAGGACGTGCTGGCCACCGGCCGCGCCATGCGGGCCATGGGCGCGCGGATCGAGCGCGACGGCGAGGCTTTCCTGGTGGATGGCGTCGGCAATGGCTGCCTTCTGGAGCCGGCCGGCGTCCTGGACTTCGGCAATGCGGGCACAGGCTCGCGCCTGACCATGGGCCTTGCCGGCACCTACGACTTCACCACCACCTACCTCGGCGACGCGTCCCTCTCGGCCCGGCCCATGGGCCGCGTGCTCGACCCGCTGCGGCTGATGGGCACGCAGGTGCTGGCGCGCTCGCGCGACAGGCTGCCCCTTTCGCTGCGCGGGCCGCGCGTGGCCGCCCCCATCTCCTACCGGGTGCCCATGGCCTCCGCCCAGGTGAAGTCCGCCGTGCTGCTCGCCGCCCTCAACGCGCCCGGCATCACCACCGTGATCGAACCGGTGATGACGCGCGACCACACCGAGAAGATGCTGGAGGGCTTCGGCGCCGCGATCGAGGTGGAGCAGGACGCGCACGGCGTGCGCACCATCCGGCTGGAGGGACAGGGCGAACTGAAGGGCGTGGCCGACTTCGCCGTGCC containing:
- a CDS encoding ABC transporter ATP-binding protein, with amino-acid sequence MGAETVLSLRDLRVSFDTEDGLLDAVKGVSFDVYPGETLAVVGESGSGKSQTMMAVMGLLAANGRAQGSATYRGDELIGLKPRALNRYRGARISMIFQEPMTSLDPLYSVGRQIGEVIRHHRGLKGRAARARTLELLELVGIPDPARRVDSYPHELSGGQRQRVMIAMALANDPELLIADEPTTALDVTVQAQILALLADLQKRLGMAILLITHDLGVVRHFAGRVVVMRRGEVVETGSTEDIFERPGHDYTKMLLAAEPEGEKAPPPSGAAPILVARNVTVDYDLRSKGLFGGGARTFRAVDDVSLRLAEGQTVGVVGESGSGKSTLGRAVLRLLPSGGTYAFAGRDITHLDRAGMRPLRRRLQLMFQDPYGSLSPRLTVGEIITEGLLVHEPQLSRAERDRRAGSALEEVGLTASVRNRYPHEFSGGQRQRIAIARAMILKPSVVVLDEPTSALDRSVQVQIVELLRRLQRDHGLSYLFISHDLGVVRALSDYILVMKDGKVVEEGQTPQIFTDPRQDYTRTLIAAAFDAKRPRGIAA
- a CDS encoding sulfate/molybdate ABC transporter ATP-binding protein, whose translation is MKISLQAVTKTFETFRAVHDVSLDIESGRLVALLGPSGSGKTTILRMVAGLEFPDRGRIFFGREDATDIAIRDRGVGFVFQHYALFPHMSVSQNIAFGMEARGGRSKAQIRERARELLSVVRLDGLGDRYPNQISGGQRQRVALARALAVDPSVLLLDEPFGALDAAVRRDLRRWLRELHEEMPITTLFVTHDQEEALDLADEVVILDQGGIVQRGTPEEVTRRPASRFVMGFLGDANSFSATVEGGQARVGEFRWPAPGLADGPADLFARPRDLDWAKAGPGIPARVLRVLDRPDSRRVVAQAQGGETVELDAPFDLAIARGEEGVLAVSRAQVFAR
- the cysW gene encoding sulfate ABC transporter permease subunit CysW, with protein sequence MAGRTPPRIGERALFRRVLITLTLLAAAILILAPLALIFAQAFSLGIGYFAQVISAADTRHAIFLTLVTALIAVPVNTAFGVAAAWAVTKFDFPGKRLLIVVIEIPFSISPIVAGVAYLFVYGLQGLFGQALQDAEIRVLFALPGIVLASMFVTAPFVARELIPLMQAQGRDLEEAATSLGASGWRTFFKVTLPNVKWALLYGVVLCNARVMGEFGAVSVVSGNVRGQTNTLPLQIELLYNDYNTVGAFAAASILTVLAVLTLCVKVWLEGRGAGRKVPAETVLPPGGLAR
- the cysT gene encoding sulfate ABC transporter permease subunit CysT; amino-acid sequence: MSRRVLPGLPLTLGITLVYLSIIVCLPLGALLWKAASLGPEAYWAIVSSPRAVASYRVTMLSALAATAVNVVFGLALAWVLTRYRFPGRRLLDAIVDLPFALPTAVAGIALTSLFAANGWLGGPLADLGIRVAYTPLGIMVAMTFTSIPFVVRTVQPVLEDLDPALEEAALSLGAKEGRIFRKVILPLLAPSLLAGTSLSFARSLGEFGAVIFIAGNQPFSTEITALLTYIRVEEYDYAAAAAIASVILLSAFVMLAVTNLLQARALRYKGGA
- a CDS encoding sulfate ABC transporter substrate-binding protein → MKRSALLGAALAALIATPALAQAPTSILNASYDIARELFAAVNPAFIEAYRAETGQIVTVDQSHAGSSRQARSIAEGLEADVVTFNQVTDIDFLERNGFIEPGWQEAFGNNASPYYSLPAFLVREGNPKAIANWDDLVRDDVEVIFPNPKTSGNARYTYLAARAYALEAFDGDEAQADAFIEKLFDNVPVFDTGGRGATTTFVEREIGDVLITFEAETQGIAREFGEDRFDTVIPEVSLLAEFPVAVVDRVVDRRGSREIATAYLEFLYSEAGQRILAENGNRVNDETVAAEFSGSFPPVRLLTVEDVFGGWDEVQAEHFASGAKLDQLYGQR
- a CDS encoding RBBP9/YdeN family alpha/beta hydrolase — its product is MIETLILPGLGGSGAGHWQREWASRDAAALVVEQEDWHRPVLAEWLHELEAQLIAAPGAVLVAHSLGCALVAALAGRPAASHVAGALLVAPADVAPLARSHADVRGFPEGPGERLPFPSILVASRNDPFMSFRRAEDHARAWGSALVDIGEAGHVNIDSGFGHWPDAVTLATGLRGREAAPGGLSAHREAARRWWTAVPGAPGPVHDAGFG
- a CDS encoding RrF2 family transcriptional regulator; translation: MLTMKGKYGLKAMLHLADAPAGRLTLSAEIARAHSIPKKFLDAILGELRHAGFIHARKGRGGGYALARAPQDIRVGHVLRVLDGPLAPIPCASRTAYRRCDDCRTEESCQVRLVMLEVRNAISAVLDEKTLAELSRMPGEAEPLGQLMPTG
- a CDS encoding sulfate ABC transporter substrate-binding protein, translated to MIRQSASAAFLAAAVLWAIPASSQTLLNVSYDPTRELYREFNAAFSAHRQAEGHERVTVRQSHGGSGAQARTVIDGIDADVVTLALEADINAIVEATGKIPENWRTLLPHNSSPYTSTIVFLVRTGNPKGIEDWDDLIRDDVEVITPNPKSSGGARWNYLAAWAYANKAFGNDQEKTREFVRDIYLNVPVLDTAARGATTTFVQRGIGDVLLAWENEAFLAIEELGPDQFEIIVPSVSILAEPPVAVVQANAEAKGTADLARAYLEYLYSPEGQTIAARHYYRPASPELVTDPAELERFPAVELVTIDDEQFGGWARAQPEHFGEGGIFDQIYVPAN